ctccctctctttaaccgacgagctctctctctctctctctctctctctctctctctctctctctctctcttcaatcctcCGCTGTTTGTCACCCAAATCCacgatccaacgttactacgtggatcaggggggAAAACCTCTATGATTATAGCAGATTGGATCTTCGTTTTAAGGATTTCCGAGTTTCAttccgaaatcgaggtaagggtctaagttcgtttttggttcggtagatctgtagtaaataggattgtattaaggtattgttctttggtttttaggttttgagaattcggttcgctgtttaggagctgtATAGTTCGTATTTTGGAGTTCAGGAAAAAGGTAAtgagatttgtttacatcagtatttttagaaaactaaaccgctaaacaattagcttatgtttatatgcacgtattgactgcttatttgcaaagttttaccggATAAAAATACCGATTTTACGGTTTGGTAAAATTGAGGGTTtggacgtatgatctccaaacttttcaaaattttgatatttgcattaaacttaacgtaggagatgcttgaaccccttgttttccgtttaaatgttacttttcgagttatatactatatatagcggatttttgatcaaataagtgtggcatatgatatgaaatggaatatactgaatctgtttaaatatgtatatgaacCATGGGAACTaaagttccattttgctatctgaaaatatggaaaataggtgCTGATTATATACTgagctttatatgtgaaaagggttaaaccgagagtgtgtgtgccggtttataccacagtatgaatgaatgagtttgtgaaaattttggaactgtacaggtgatttgtgaatttgaaacaagttaatttgttttattataaattgtatatatgatattgggaccgtagcttgttactatgagagccttaaaaagctcaatgttatataAGAACCTTAAAAAACTCAatgttatatgaagccttaaaaagcttaagcgcgGTTCTGTTTCTATACTCtggatatagtgcaaccacacatctgattttcaatgtgggtatcgagatagtcgggTGAGTAGGTGTGTGCCACTGGtagattaatggaccaggtggattcATTCAGACTATAGAAAATCACACAACCCGCGCCacggggtagtgttggcattagtTATGAAGTTTCTAagctggacggtgttctaaatatgcatatacatgatgtaaaaactaaaataggcaaagtcacaggtttgagtaccgggcggagggattgtacagtgtatgaacctataccctaccctaaccttgggaactTTCGCTTGTAATGATGCTAAATCATCTATTGCAGGaattatgtctatatatctcctatattacactTGAGAATATGCTTTATATGTAACTGCTTTCAACTAAAATAAACACACgtggtcacacactaatgtaatatcttccaccttactgagaagagtctcaccccaacatacaacctttgttttaggtcctgtaggacgtcggtcctagttgttAGAGGGACGTCGAAGCCTAGtactgttatttatttatttattacgttagtgttttgtatatgtaatagacttagtttaGAATgttgttttggggattgtaagaacaggttatgttttaagcatgatcgtatgtatgtgaaaatacagttagaaactctagtatgtcttttagatttccatatgaatgtttaggTTTTCCACTGTGCATGAGATTATAAATCAATATGAAACACCCGTATGTCCCATTCAgagcgggttgtatatgtatgtttatcaaaaacaggtgtattatacaggtgtagtagcacttcGGGGCCCCTataaagggtcggggcgttacagtgtgtgtgagtatgggctaagaatgattttataactgtggttaattaacaactgatgatattttatatatactaAACTCATGAtaaccacacactggtattaacctattctgtcttattgagatgtgtctcacccgttatacaattcatctttttcaggacctccgcgtaatcgagcttagcgagctcgggGTTGGGTTCTTTGGCATAGAATTTTTGTGAGAGGCTAcagatcttggatgtatttttaggtttatgttttttttttttttcagagatGTATGTGGATACTGAATGTTGGGAAGTtcctttttgggatgtttatatagaactctggtatattattgaggatgtttatttattttttcactgcgtgattgaggttatggtatcagacataggtgattggatcacatcacaccccgggccccacttggctggttcggggcgtgacggagtggtatcagagctttaggttgttaggttctgtagactatatgATGGGTTAATATTAGAGTATAGAATCGAGTTAGGATGGGGAttggaatgggtagattaagttACTGTtaggaattttgaattttttttcatggCTTTGAGACAAAAATCTCGGTTTTGAGACAAAAATCTCTTGACAGACTTATATGATTCAGTCGCGAGTCTAAAAAAAACatagtaaatccatcgacggtgatgtttttgAGCATTGACCCCGATTTTCtacgtttatttatttttcagtttaaTATTTGTATCGATTAGGCTATGACGATCGGATTCTAAAAGTCTTTTCTATcttatctttaggatggatcccaAAGATAAAGTTGTTGATGCTTGGGGGAAGCAGCAACCTGGGAGCTTCCAGCGAGGATGATCTTGATACTTCTGCTGTGTTGTAAGGTATAGCTCACCAGGTCAAGAGAGAGATGAGGCAGAAGTCTAGAGAGCAGAATCGTCCACCTGCAGATTAGGGTTGCAGTATTCAGGAATATATTTAtttgaaccctcctacttttgtGGGAGGACCTGGCCCGATAGCTGCTGAGAACTGGGTTCAAGAGATCGAGGAGATGATGATAGTACTTTGCTGCACTAACGAGTAGAAGGTTCTTTACACCTCATTTAAAATGACAGGTGAGAAAAAACGTTGGTGGCTTTTTGTGAAGCTGCTTGAGGGACAGAGACTGGTACTAGTGTCACTGACTTGGATCAAatttaaggagttgttctttgaccGATAGTTTCCTTCTTCTACCTGGGTAGATAAGGCAGAGGAATTTATTAACCTAACCCAGGGGAGTATGACTATCAGGGAGTATGCGGTGaagtttgtggagctatctcacTTCGCACCGTATATGATCCCCGATGAGGTGAGGAAGGCAAGACCATTCGAGAAAGGCCTGCGACGAAATATTTTTGAGCAGGTGGTGGGGTTCCAGGTCCAAAACTTCTCGAACTTGGTGGATAAGGCCTCGGTACTGGAGAAGAGCTTACAGGACGGTATAGAGCCGTTAGAGTAGAGAAAGAGGCCTACACCTCCCAGTTTTCAAGCTGAGGCTAGTCAGGGTTCGTGGAAGAGAAGAAGGAACAATGTGGCCCCGAGACAGGAGACAGGAGATCGTATCATGGTTATCAGGATGATTCGTCCTACCCTGTATGTCGTAGATGTAACAGGAGGCATAGGGGTGACCGCCGAATTGGGAGTGCAAACGACTATCAGTGTGGTAAGCCAGGGCACATTGCAAGAAATTGCTGAGAACCGTTGGCTAATGTACCTACACCTAATCGGATTCGGGGAAACAATCATGTACCCCGAGGCGGTGCAGCACGTGTGTACACCATGATTTCGACTAATGCGGACGTTGCCCATGGTGTAGGAGTAGGTAATAAGTTTATATTATAAGATAAGTAATAGTTATTTCCAGTTTTATATCAATGTAGTTATTTATAGTTGTAGAGCATACTAGAATATGTGGTATGTGGTGATTTGTTAATAATAGAATCAAAATAGAATTATCGGttcacaaattttgaggacgaaattcttttaaggagggaaggATGTAGTAATtcgggaaaaaaaattattattaataaattaattagttaaatattattaaattaattaattaaataaacaaataaaaggaatagtatgaaaaaaaaaactaattggaataaagaGATATATAAGAAGCTTCTTCaatccaaattgaatttggattCCTGCATCTCTCTCAGCACTCTCAGTTTCTCTCTGTCTGTCGTCTCTTTCGTCTCTCTCCTAcgcctccactctctctctcctcattttctcagcaaatattcggccgatcggaaaACGGAAAATACCGTTGGGATCCATTCTCTGCCATCGTCAATTTAACCGGAGTGAATTTTTCGTAAGAGCGTTATAGACACCACTCCtgggtaaggtaaacccactctatctcctcaatttctctcaaattttcagccTAATTGACGATTAGATGCCATTTCTAGGGCCTAGCGTCGATCCTCGTCAATTTAATTAGAGCGGATTTTTGAATTGGGCTTTCCAGACACTACCCCAATGTTAGGGTAAGATTTAAgaaattaagcaaatttgatgattttggtagtttaattatttatttagagtTTATGGgcttaagaaatgttaaaatagtattttacttggggttgagttgattaagttaggatttatgaattcagggttcgtgTGAGCGCCGCAGACACAATGTTGGGATCCCTATAGGCATAATTTTAGGAAATCcggtaagggaaatagattaaactagttgttttgtaaattctactggttaaaatggaaattatatgtatatgtatatgattatcatgcaaaTTTTGAAAGCTAACCGTTTAAACTGAGGtttttgagcttagggttgtGTTAATAGCTATAATTTCGAAAATGAACCGATTAGAATAAAGAAAAAGGTTACAGGATTTAAGTAATGAATTTTCTGGATTAATTGGGTTGAAATGATTGGTCGGAAttgttttacattttttaaaagttggtcaaggtgagtagggttaattatctccgttttgcttattaatgcttattttgagtatatgataaattgtggagataatttaacctatattttcagtaaaatagataatgaacatggattgacttattTTTTCAGTAGTTAATATagatatgtgtattattcaatttgtgtggcatgagaaaaaatgaaaatagtgtgttgagttatgaaatatgtataacatatagaaatattgaaatgtgttgGGATTATACTGTATTTGGAATTGTTTATTCAGAGCagaatattaatgttaaattgcaatgtatggtttgagaactccggtggaccatagtatgcacggtaccgttgctagagttatggagagcttagtgcaaccacacatcttagagagagtgttggtattgaatagtcaaTTAAGTTGTGAAGGGGAGtgttccccctggagtctagaccggCATGGGAAAACCAATTGGACTAGCAGATTGAAAAGTTGGGAATTGATTATACTCTGGTGGACCGACCCAgtttaagtccagcctacgaacCACACAACCCATCATCGGGGGAAGCATATTGGTTTTTATCCATCTAGAagtgagttctaaattcatattTGCAGATATAACCCGAGTATAATATAACATTGCATGTAAATACATAATAGTGTATGTGAATACATAATATATGAAGACAgaggatatgaaatgtgaaaacagagtatgtgataagagaacagagtagagtatatgaaaacagagCATATGAAGAGTCAAGTAATATGTGAAAGAcagagattatgaagagttgAGGTTTTATAGAGATAACAGCATACAGAGTAgagtaacaaagtattaaaagtattaaatatagtagtattatacgTATTTAGGATGAAGTAAACTCTCTTCCcgagagcttgttgagaaaggcgagtgccctaataatTACAGTCTAATACCAGAGTAGAGAGAAGTTACATGTATGAGCGTATAATTTttcctattcttggagacttcgCTTATAAACATaaccccgagggcttactaaATAAGGTGAATGCCCTAATagttgtaatggtattagagtagagggaaggtaCATCTATGAgtgtgtaatcttccctatccttaggaactttcacttataaataattgtgtgtgtgtgtgtgagtgtgtgctaagaatgattttataattgtggttaattaacaactgatgatattttgtatacactaaactcatgatagtcacacactggtattaacatatttcgtcttactgaaatgtgtctcacccattatacaattcatttttttcaggacctccgcgtgaTTGAACTTAGTGAGCTGGAGGTTGGGTTTGTTAgcatagcatttttgtgagagggtacagatcttggatgtaccttttggtttatgttttttttttcctgagatgtatatatggatactTAATGTTGGGAAGTTCCTTTTTGAGATGTTTATATAAAACTCTGGtatactattgatgatgtttatttatttttccactgcgtgattgaagttatggtatcagacacaggtgattggatcacatcacacctcAGGTCCCACTTGGCTGGTTCGAGACGTGACGTCTAGCATGTTTTGGAACGAGCCATGGCTTGTTTCAGAATTTCGTATCAGTTTGTTGTCTCGCCTCTAGTTTAGCAAGAGAAATTGTATTCAAATTTtgggaaatttaaaaattatatgtaCACGAGAATTTGTTTGGACATCAATATTAAAATTTGTtatttgaaaatgaaatgatGAATGCTGGTGTGATCAAAACATATTTGGATTTGTAGAATATTAAAAAAAGTAGTAATAATTTTTCCGTTAAGCTCTCATGCACAGAAACACACATACGCACAATGTATTTTTAAAGCAAAATACCAGCTTAGAGAAGCTTTTTAAACCGTTCATTTGACTTGGTTTAACTTTCCATTATCGCTGCCATTAAAATGATGTCAAATTTGACAATAATAGGAATATTCAGGAAGCCATGGACTGGCTAATTAGCTCTAGGGTTCTATGCAGATTTTTCTATTCTTGTTTAAAGCATGAATTTTATGTTtagaattaaataaaatttaatacaattttatatgcATTTTCCTGAATACTTTTTTCAACATATACTAATCCAAATCCAAAATTAGAACCACAAACTCTCAACATCAGCCTAAACATATTTCCGTAAATGGTGTGCATATAGGGAACgcgtgcatatatatatatatatatatatatatatatatataacacataaaTCAGTTTCTTTTTTTGGTGCAGAGATATATAAATGAGTATATAAGCGATATGGCATATATGTAAAAATGCCAAGCTACAAAATTTTCCCCATCATCGTCATTATTGTTGTCCATTTGCCATGTGAAATGATTTTAagcttttcatttttcataaaatccacttagagagagagagagagagagagagaggggcatgGGATAAAGGTGAGGGAGTCCCGGGAATCAGGTCGGGTATGGCAGGAGAACATGTGAAATATATAAGGCTCGTGAAAATGAAAAATGTGAGGTGGTGCATGGGGAAGAATTCAACTCATCctttctactctctctctctctctcattggcAGAAGTAGATGAATGTAGAAGCAGCAGTAGAGAATCCAAGgcagaggagggagagagagagagagagagagagagagagaggttcacTCAAGGCAATGACTTCGTTTCATCACCCCCGTTACTAAATGCTTCTCATTTATACTTTTTCCTTTCcttccccacccccccccccctgttTTTACCTACTATTATCAATAGAAATTTTATTCTACTATAcattttcccttttattttttgtactatttatttatttagacaTAATTAAATGGTCACGGCCAATTCCAATTAAATACGGTCCACTTTGATTATTGGGTTTCACGATTTTTTACTCCACAAAAATGACTCAACCTAAACCATCTTTATATGGTCAAAATCTCGTTAATtcacaaatataacaatctcAAATCATGTAAAAGACATCTATTAAAATCTAACCTATTTATATATGATCAAGATCTTCCTAATACGCACTCAAAGTGAAATCGTGACACACAGCATCAGCAGTGAGTACTTGTCATGAAACATCACAGCACCCAATGGAGGGTAAATCAATACTCAGCTCCTCAGAGAATGATTCCCAACAATTGCATTGCGTGTCCAATTCTCCGCTAGTAATAAATGAACTtccagtttatatatatatatatgtacacatatCATATAGAAAAATTATCTTAAATgcataaacaaacaagttaaaagGATCAGAGTTCCCAACTATCTACAGTTCCATTCACCAACGGTCACATGGGCTTGAAACTTTTTCCCAAACGTGACAACAATAAAACCAGACTGCACTCTCACTCACTACATATCCCGCGCCTTTTCACTCCGTGGGTTGCACTCTCAAGTCCCACTTCTGCATCACTTCTCACCAAGCTACATTTCCTCAGAGGCTACCATGGAAAACTACAGAAAATCAGCACTAAAACCCTGGAAGAAAGGCCCGACAAGAGGCAAAGGCGGGCCTCAGAATGCAACATGTGAGTATCGAGGAGTTCGACAGAGAACTTGGGGTAAATGGGTAGCAGAAATCAGAGAGCCCAAGAAGAGGACCAGACTCTGGTTGGGTTCTTTTGCAACAGCAGAAGAAGCCGCCATGGCTTATGATGAAGCTGCAAGAAGATTATATGGGCCAGATGCTTACCTCAATCTACCCCACCTCCAATCCAACTTTAATCCCCTAAACAAATCTCAGAAGTTCAAATGGTTTCCCTCCAAAAACTTCATTTCAATGTTTCCTTGTGGGTTGCTCAATCTGAACGCCCAACCCAGTGTTCATGTCATTCATCAAAGACTCCAAGAATTCAAGAAAAACAGCGTTTTTGATCAATCCTTGTCTTCTAATTCATCAACCTGTGATTCAAAAACAGAGATTCAGATCAGTAGTGATTGCCATGTAGAGAATCCTGTAATTAAGGAGAAGCAAGCAGAAACACCAGTAGAAAAAATACCAGATCATGAAAACAAGCCTCAAATTGATCTGATCGAGTTTCTTCAGCAGCTGGGTATACTGAAAGAAGAGAGTCAGCCCAATGCCACTGGGGATTCTACAATGCTGGAGCTTTCGATGAAAGATGATGACAAACTAGCAAGCTTCACTGAGCAGAACTTCAATTGGGACACGTTGATCGAGATGCATAGAATTGAAAACCAAGAAGAAGCATTCAGTAGCTTCCAGGCTTATGATGCTCAAGATGAGCTGACTATACCTACTTCTATATGGAATTTCTGAAGTGATCAGCTGATTTTGATAAGATAGGCTAGAGTTAAATTCAGTTAGTATCTATCTataacataaatattaatcaGGAAAAAATAGTGGCTTGTTTTCAATCTAGGCAAGTTCCACCTCTCCATAGAGTGGTACCAATTTTTCAGAGTCAGTATGTGTTATGAATGCATGAAAAAATTTGTCTAACCATGGAGGTGGGGGTAGAAACAATGACACATGATTCTTATAagtttcttctctctctctgtaGCTATTAGTTTATTTCAGATGAAAGAAATTGTCAGTTTACCTCAAGAGTGGGCTTCTACATTTGCTTTCTTTATTTCTGACTTCACAAAAAGCTTACAGACAAGTATTTCACAAAGCCGAGAGAGATGCTCATTGAAAATCATAAGCACCCAACTTCATGTCATAGTGTTGTAGTCAATTCAATTAGCTTCAAGattaaaatttcctttcttttgaAGTATTGATCCTAAAAATTCTTGCCTATAAAAGATATGTTATTCGCTCAAAGAAACCAATTCAGTTCTATCAACACATATTCCAAATATAGCAAAATCATTCTCAATTACAAAACCATCATGAACAAAACATTATTTATAAACAAAAACCATGGACAGGAAGAGTACCAAAACCGGAACTTCAAAAACATCCAATCAGACTAGGATTTGGCTGAATCAAGGTTGCGGCTTGGAATATAGAACAACTACCCATTTCTACATTAAATTTCCTTTCTTTTGGAGTATTGATCCTAAAAATTCTTGCCTATAAAAGATATGTTATTCGCTCAAAGAAACCAATTCAGTTCTATCAACACATATTCCAAATATAGCAAAATCATTCTCAATTACAAAACCATCATGAACAAAGCATTATTTATAAACAAAAACCATGGACAGGAAGAGTACCAAAAGCAGAACTTCAAAAACATCCAATCAGACTAGGATTTGGCTGAATCAAGGTTGCggcttggaatataaaacaactACTCATTTCTACATTAAAATGCCACCAGCAAGACCAGGTTACATTCTGAGTACATAACCATCATTCCTTTTTCCTAGTTGAAGAATGTCATTCAAAAAAGAGTAGGGTCCCTTCTGCATGCAACAAAATCTCGAGGAAATGCATGTTATAATCAAAGTCAACACCCGCACTTAACAAGGCATCGACAAAGCTTTTGGCCTCAACCCACGATTGTTTGATTCATCCAACTTAACAAGTTCAAACTTCACCATCATTTGAAGAGCAATAACTAATTGGAGTTAAATATGAGCATGTATCAAGCACAAACAAAGGAGACTAATGCTTCTAAATACCAGTGTTTTCACCTTCAACCAAAACAAAAAGGGTATTGGCActgcatttgggagcatagatttcaaTCCTTGGATTTGGagaaaaattaatacaaatttacattacattttgtccaaatccatagAAACTCAAACAGAAAAGCCTCTCCCAAACATAGGGCAAGCTCTTTCCAAGTTTTCAGAAAAAACAGAATTCCCCTCAAATTTATTATGTAATCAGTAATTGTGAGCTTATATTGCAGTCTAATTGCCATTCCCACTTTCAATGAAACCCAGTTTACCCCTATTCTCTATCAAAAAGAAACAACTGGTTATTTTGTGAAACAAAGGCTAAAGTCTCGTAAGTACTTTTATTCAATAATTCCATTACCCATGATTGACATAATTACATAAACAGAAagtttaattccatttttcataTTGTTGGTAGAACCCTGCTTAGAAATCATGTGAGttgaattattatatgtattttgtCTGGTTCCTGTGAAAAAATAAACCAACCACAAACAAAGAAGCTCGCCTTAATATCAAAGGGTTTTAACTTTTCTCATGCAATCCATGCTTATATGTGAACACTCCATGGAAGAGAAGTAATTGGCACGTATACAAGGGTTGTTGCTCAGGGCCCGTGAAAAATGCAAAGAGCACAAGAAGAATGAAAATATTCCTCTAGTAAAGCAACTGATTACCACCCTCACCTACAGATGGTGTAAAACTAAAAAACACTTGCAGCATGTGATGAAAAGATCTACAATCAATATCAACAACACCAGATTTCGTATTTTGTAATATAATTAGGCTTGAAGGaaatatacatacaaatgaaGATATGCCAATATTTCAATATTGCTGTTTTTATGGGAGAAAATGAGCCACAGATAATCCTTTATATAAAGGATGAGGATGAGTTTGCAAAATTTGTGTTGATAGTGAGAGCTCATAGCAAGTATTGTGAGTGTGACGGGGAACATCACAAGGTTGCATATGAGCAAGATTAAGACATTTAGATGTTCATGTTTACAATATGTGTAGGCATACTTTAGGACATTCGGATTTAACTATGTAATTATATGCATTTATGGATTTGCCCATTAGTTAAGGATTTGCAATTATTTCCCAATTAATTTTCCTTGTATAGGAATTTGCTATTATTTCCTAGATATTGTTTCCTAGAGATTGTTATTGGAGAAAGCTTATATGAAGGTTTGATTTATAACTGTGAGAGGCAGATCTGAATATTGAGAATTAATCCCTGAGCTGAGTCTGACTtcaatttccctttctcttttttttccccATTTATTTTCTGTTGCCTTCTTTAGGTTTTCTCTTAACTTCTATCATTTTCTTGCTGATTCTGTGTCACCAATAGGTCCTGCATTACAGTGCCTTCATTTAGTGGCATGCTCTTACCATTAACATTGCTGTAATGACACTGGTCATTCTGTTTGCAACAAGTTGAAACAGGGATCTTAATTTTTTCAGGCAATGATAATTCACTTCAATTGACAGTGGTTCCCTACTAACCTCAGAATGGGAACAAGTAAAGAAAGTTTATCAAGGTTTCAGAACAAACCAACTCTAAAGCAGCATTTAGGAACAAATACCAAAAgcatcttcttcctttttttcttcCTCCCTCAAACTTTTCCTCAAACAGAAGCAGCTTATATAGATTCACATTAACGGGGATGTGGTCTGTATAAAATTAAATCACATAAAAAGGATATCGGCCATTTTGTCCACTAGGCTAGCATCCCTCAAGGAGCTTTCAGCATTTGATATTGAACTTTGGAATTAGAAGCCTGCAATGTCCCTCTCTAACTGTCTCTCACTTCACTGTCATGAAAGTACCAATTAACAGCTGCCCAAGTGTCAGTTTGGTTTGATTGGGAAGTAGAGGGGAACAAAACAAAAGCAGCAGAAGAGGGGTGGACCCACCAAAAAATCTCAGCAATAGCAAAAGTTACCCAAACAGTCCCAAAGAATAGGAAATTTTCTTAATATTAGTTAGCTACTTGGCTTGAAATAGATTATTGGACCACTATCTAATAGTAAGTTTTTAGA
This Malania oleifera isolate guangnan ecotype guangnan chromosome 11, ASM2987363v1, whole genome shotgun sequence DNA region includes the following protein-coding sequences:
- the LOC131167639 gene encoding dehydration-responsive element-binding protein 2F, giving the protein MENYRKSALKPWKKGPTRGKGGPQNATCEYRGVRQRTWGKWVAEIREPKKRTRLWLGSFATAEEAAMAYDEAARRLYGPDAYLNLPHLQSNFNPLNKSQKFKWFPSKNFISMFPCGLLNLNAQPSVHVIHQRLQEFKKNSVFDQSLSSNSSTCDSKTEIQISSDCHVENPVIKEKQAETPVEKIPDHENKPQIDLIEFLQQLGILKEESQPNATGDSTMLELSMKDDDKLASFTEQNFNWDTLIEMHRIENQEEAFSSFQAYDAQDELTIPTSIWNF